Sequence from the Streptomyces sp. NBC_00440 genome:
CTTCGACGCGCACCTCGACACCTGGGACACCTATTTCGACGCTCCCACGACGCACGGCACCGTGTTCCGTCGCGCCGCCGAGGAGGGCCTGCTCGCCCAGGACAAGTCGATCCACCTCGGCATCCGCGGGCCCATCTACGACCGGCTCGACCTCGTCGAGGACGCCAAGCTCGGGTTCCGGGTGATCCGCGCCGGTGATCTCGACGTGCTCGGCATCGACGGAGCGGCGGACGCGGTGCGCCGGCGGGTGGGCGATGCCCCGGTCTACGTGTCGGTCGACATCGACGTGCTCGACCCCGCGTTCGCGCCGGGCACGGGCACACCGGAGATGGGCGGCTTCACCGGCCGCGAACTGCTGCACCTCCTGCGCCGGTTGCAGGGACTGAACATGATCGGAGGCGACGTGGTCGAGACCGCGCCGGCCTACGACCATGCCGAGATCACGTGCCTGGCGGCAGCCACGGTGGCCTTCGACCTGGTGACCCTCATGTCGAAGACCCACTCCGGTCCCACGCCGGGCGGCGCCGGCCAGTGAGCGGCTCAGGGCACTGAGCTGCCCGGCCGTCCGGGCAGCCGGGCCGGGGCGGCCGGGTCAGGCCACCGGCTCCAGGAACTCGATCCTGTTTCCCGCCGGGTCCCACGAGTAGAACCGGCGGTGGCCCGGCAGGTCGGTGTCCCAGGTGATCTTCGCGCCCCGGGATTCCAGCAACTGCCCGTACGCCTCGATACCGGTGACGCGCAGCGCCGGGTGCGCCTTCGCCGAGGGGCGGTGGCCCTCTTCCATACCGAGGTGCAGCTGTACCTGGCCCGACTGGAACCAGCAGCCTCCCCGGACGGCGAGCACCGGGGGCTTGGGGATCTCCGTCATGCCGAGCACTCCTGTGTAGTACGCGCGGAGTTCGTCCTCCGTACCGGGCGGGGCGCCCAGCTGTACGTGGTCGAGAGCAGTGATCACTGGTTCCCCCTGCGGGCGACGGCGAAGATGCGGCGGAACGGGAAGACCGTGCCGTGCGGGCCCGGCGGGTACGCCTCGCGGAGCAGGTCGCGGTATTCGGTGAGGAAGGCCGCCGCGGCCCCCTCGTCCTCGGCGAGCGCGGTGAGGACGGGGCGCAGAGCGGTGCCCTTGACCCAGTCGAGGACCGGGTCCTCGCCGGTGAGGAGCTGAAGGTAGGTGGTCTCCCAGACGTCCGCGGTGCAGCCGAGGTCCGTGAGGCGGGAGAGGTATCCGGCGGGTTCCAGGACGGCTCCGGCGCGGTCGCCGACGCCGGAGAGCCGGGACTTCCAGCGCGGGGATTCGCGCAGCGCGGCGAGGAGGGTGTGGCTGGGGGCGGTGAAGTTGCCGGGCACCTGGAAGGCGAAGGTGCCGCCGGGGGCGAGGCCGTCCAGCCAGTCGGCGAAGCGGTCCGCGTGGCCGGGGACCCACTGGAGCAGGGCGTTGGAGACGAGCAGGTCGTACGGGACCGCGGGGGTCCAGGTGGCGGCGTCGGCGTGGGCGAAGCCGAGCCTGGGCCCCGCGTACCGCTGGGCCTGTTCCAGCATCTGCGGGGAGTTGTCGAAGCCGGTGATCCGGGCGTCCGGCCAGCGGTCGGCGAGCAGGGCGGTGACGTTCCCGGCGCCGCAGCCGAGGTCGGCGATGGTGGCCGGGGTGCCGGGGATGCGGCTGAGGAGGTCGTGGAAGGGGCGGGTGCGGTGGTCCGCGTGGCGCAGGTACTGCTGCGGATCCCAGGTGGGTGCGGTCATGGAACCAGCATTCCCCCGAAAATCTCTTGATGTCAAGATAGTTGTTCCCGAGATAGTTGATACCAAGAGACTTCATGTCGACAGACCCTCTACACTGATCCACATGGAGGATGAGGTCGACCGGCTGGTAGCTGCGTGGCGCCGTGAGCGCCCCGACCTCGACGTGGAACCACTTGAGGTCCTCAGCCGGGTGTCCAGGCTGGCACGCCACCTCGACCGCGCCCGCCGGCTCGCGTTCTCCGAGCACAGCCTGGAGCCGTGGGAGTTCGACGTCCTGACATCACTGCGCCGCGCGGGCGACCCGTACCAGCTCTCCCCCGGGCAGCTGCTGACCCAGACCCTGGTCACGTCGGGCACCATGACCAACCGCATCGACCGGCTCGCCACCAAGGGCCTCGTCGAGCGGCTGCCCGACCCCAGCGACCGGCGCGGGGTGCTGGTCCGGCTCACCGCCGAGGGGCGCGACCGGGCCGACCAGGCACTGGCCGGACTGCTCGCCCAGGAGCGCGCCCTG
This genomic interval carries:
- the speB gene encoding agmatinase, with product MTDFTPMGALDATQVPRFAGRGTFARVPEIRDVSDYDIALLGVPFDGGTSYRPGARFGPMGIRQASRHLRPRFHVDLDVAPLEQVQVVDAGDVPCTPYDTTSALRSIEGFARDVAGNRNRRIVALGGDHTVALPLLRAAHQQHGPIALVHFDAHLDTWDTYFDAPTTHGTVFRRAAEEGLLAQDKSIHLGIRGPIYDRLDLVEDAKLGFRVIRAGDLDVLGIDGAADAVRRRVGDAPVYVSVDIDVLDPAFAPGTGTPEMGGFTGRELLHLLRRLQGLNMIGGDVVETAPAYDHAEITCLAAATVAFDLVTLMSKTHSGPTPGGAGQ
- a CDS encoding VOC family protein, whose product is MITALDHVQLGAPPGTEDELRAYYTGVLGMTEIPKPPVLAVRGGCWFQSGQVQLHLGMEEGHRPSAKAHPALRVTGIEAYGQLLESRGAKITWDTDLPGHRRFYSWDPAGNRIEFLEPVA
- a CDS encoding trans-aconitate 2-methyltransferase: MTAPTWDPQQYLRHADHRTRPFHDLLSRIPGTPATIADLGCGAGNVTALLADRWPDARITGFDNSPQMLEQAQRYAGPRLGFAHADAATWTPAVPYDLLVSNALLQWVPGHADRFADWLDGLAPGGTFAFQVPGNFTAPSHTLLAALRESPRWKSRLSGVGDRAGAVLEPAGYLSRLTDLGCTADVWETTYLQLLTGEDPVLDWVKGTALRPVLTALAEDEGAAAAFLTEYRDLLREAYPPGPHGTVFPFRRIFAVARRGNQ
- a CDS encoding MarR family winged helix-turn-helix transcriptional regulator yields the protein MEDEVDRLVAAWRRERPDLDVEPLEVLSRVSRLARHLDRARRLAFSEHSLEPWEFDVLTSLRRAGDPYQLSPGQLLTQTLVTSGTMTNRIDRLATKGLVERLPDPSDRRGVLVRLTAEGRDRADQALAGLLAQERALLAELSRTQRGELASLLRQLTAPFDNIPG